Genomic DNA from Filimonas effusa:
GGCTTGTCTACATCGTATCCTTTTGCCACACCTACATGATAGGATAATAACTGAAGCGGTATTACACTAAGCATAGGTGCTACAATTTCGTCGGCGGCGGGTAAAACAATGACGTCATCGGCGAGGCCGGGTATTACCGTATCTCCCTCTGTTATAATGGCGATCACTTTACCTTTACGTGCCTTGATCTCCTGGATATTACTTACCACTTTTTCGTGATAAGAGTCTTTGGTAGCTACGAAAACTACCGGAAGCTGATCGTCTACCAAAGCGATGGGGCCATGTTTCATTTCAGCTGCAGGATAACCTTCGGCGTGGATATAGGAGATCTCTTTCAGCTTTAATGCACCTTCCAGCGCTACGGGGAAGTTATATCCCCTTCCGAGGAACAATGCATTGGAAGCGTCTTTGTATTTTTCGGCTATCGCTTTTATTTCTGCGTCGAGTTTGAGGATAGCTTCTGCTTTCTCAGGTATAGCTGTGAGTTCTTTACATAACAGCAGGTACCTGTCGCGATCGATAGTACCCTTATGTGCAGCCAGCAGCAGGGCTACCATGTTCAATACTGCGAGTTGCCCGGTAAAGGCTTTGGTGCTTGCCACGCCTATTTCGGGACCGGAATGGGTATAAGCGCCGGCATGGGAGAGGCGTGCTATGGAAGAGCCTACGGCGTTTACGATGCCCAGTATTATTGCACCCTGTTCTTTTGCTTTTTCTATCGCCACCAGCGTGTCGGCAGTTTCGCCGCTCTGGGAAATGGCAATGATGACGTCGCCCTTATTGATGATAGGGTTCCTGTAGCGGAATTCCGATGCATATTCCACTTCGACGGGGATACGGCAAAGTTCTTCTATTACATATTCTGCAACGAGACCGGCATGCCAGCTTGTGCCACAGGCGATGATAATGATACGGCCTGCGTTCACGATCTGTTCTGCGTATTGCTGTATACCGCTCATTGTTATCTTGCCGTTTTCTACGTCGAGACGGCCACGTAAGCAATCATAGATCGTACGCGGCTGTTCAAATATTTCCTTGAGCATGAAATGGTCGTAGCCGCCTTTTTCAATAGCGGTTAAATCCATATCCAGCTTGGTGATGAAAGGCGTTTGTTTTTCGTTGCCAAGATTTTTAAGGATAAGTTCATCGGGGCGAACGATGGCGATCTCGTAGTCATTAACATACACTACTTCCTTGGTGTATTCGATGATGGGAGAGGCATCTGATGCCAGGAAGTGTTCTCCTTTGCCGATACCTATTACCAATGGGCTGCCTTTACGGGCGGCTATGATGGTTTCGGGATCGTCTTTGTGTACTACCAGGATACAATAAGCGCCTACGATACGACGCAGTGCTATTCGGACTGCTTCTTCCAGCGAGCAGTTATTCTTGCTCTTGATATCATCGATGAAGTTCAGCAGCACTTCTGTGTCGGTATCACTTTTAAAGGTATATCCCTTTGCGAGGAGATCCTGTTTTATCTGGGCGTAGTTTTCAATGATACCGTTATGGATCATCGCTATTTCGCCGCTTTGCGACAGGTGAGGATGGGCATTACGATCGTTGGGTTCGCCATGCGTAGCCCAGCGGGTATGGCCTATACCTATATGGCCGTGAACGTCCTGACCTATCAGCGTTTCTTCCAGGTCGGCTACTTTTCCTTTTTTCTTGTAAACTTTAAGCGAATGATTGATGAGCGCTACACCGGCACTGTCGTACCCCCTGTATTCTAGTCTTTTTAAACCTTTCAGTACGATTGGGTAAGCTTCCCGTGGTCCCGTGTAACCGACAATTCCACACATATGTTTATAATGGTTTAATAATGCAATTTGATGCTTTTCGGAGAATATCGGACACAAATAAACTGTAAAACAACGTAAAAAATCTTACATAATCAGCAATGGGGATGTTGCTGGGACGCAATGCGTTGTGTTGTTTGGAAGCAGACGCGTGTTATTGCGGATTTGGTGATCCGGGGGTACCGTTATATAATTATATGCCTGTAAACCAGCAGGAAAGTATATTGATCCTTGGTGAGGACTGTTGATAATAGGAATTGCGAAAGTTAAAGCAGCTATCCAGGTGAGGTTGTCAAAGCGGATATATTTCAGAACGCTGTTAAATGGGGTGCGTATTTATGCGGTTTGTAAGCGGTTTTTTGGTGTTTAAAACGGCAGCTATGTCATCCTGAATCATGCAGCAATATTGCACAAAAGATTAGTGCCTGTTTGAATTCAAACACAGAAAGTATGGATGGGCGGCTAAATGCCGGATGCAGGGAGCACAGCCATGAAAGCGGAGCGGCTGCCAGCGCGTTATAAATGGCGTTCCTTGTGTGCTGAAGCGTATAAAACACAGTATTGTAAGGCTGTTACAGGAGCAGGCCTTCGAGCATCATATAAGCCACGCTGAAATAGATGACCAGTCCGGTGACGTCTACCAGCGTTGCTACGAAAGGAGCGGAGGACGTGGCGGGGTCGGCGCCAAGCTTTTTCAGCAGCATGGGTAACATGGAGCCGCTAAGTGAGCCCCATAGTACAACGCCTATCAGAGAAAAGCCTACAGTAAGGCCTATCATGATATAATGTTCGCCGTATAAACCGGGTGCAAAGCTGTGCCAGGCTACTATACGTAAAAAGCCGATCAAGCCGAGGATGCAGCCTAATAAAAAGCCGCTTACCAGTTCGCGGCGCATGACGCGCCACCATTCGGACAGGGTAATTTCGCCCAGGGCCATGGCTTGTATGATAAGGGTAGATGCCTGGGAGCCGCTGTTACCGCCACTTGAAATGATCAGCGGCACGAACAGGGCCAATACCGTTGCTTTGGCTATTTCATTTTCAAAATATCCCATGGCGGTGGCGGTGAACATTTCACCTATGAACAGAACGATGAGCCAGCCTACACGTTTGCGGATGAGTTTTAGCAGGGGGATATCGAGGTAGGGTTCATCCAGGGCTTCGGTACCACCTATCTTCTGCATATCCTCGCTGTACTCTTCGTTGGCAACCCATAACATGTCGTCGATGGTTACAATGCCCAGCAGAACGTTGTTTTCGTCGGTTACAGGTAAGGCTACGCGGTTGTTCATTTTGAACACCTGGCTGGCATATTCCTGGTCGTCGTTTACATTAAGGGCTATTACCCGGCCGTCGATAAGTTCGCTGATCTGTTTGTCGGGAGCGGCTAATATTACGTCGCGGATACGGATATCATCTATCAGCTCTTCCTTTTCGTTAATGACGTAGAGCACATCTACCGTTTCGCTGTTCTTGGCGAACTTGCGGATGGTGGCGAATACTTCTTCTACGGTATAATGTGCATAGACATATACATAGTCGGGCGTCATTAGCCTTCCCACGCTGTCTTCGGGATAGCCCAACAGGGAAAGGGTGATCTTCCGTTCTTCGGGGTCGAGGAGCTTAATGAGGTCGCGGATGACTTCTTTGGGAAGTTCTTCGAGGAAGTCGGTCCGGTCATCGGCGGGTAATTCGTTCAGGAGCTCTGCTGTTTTAAAGGGAGGGAGTTCCCTTATCACGGTTTTCTGGGCCGAGAAATCGAGGATCTTAAAAACACTGGCAGCACGATGTATTGCCATGTTGGCAATGATCTGCGCTTCAAAATCGGGGTATTCATTGATCAATTCAGCCACGTCGCTGATATTCTGCTGATTCAGGAAGTCCCTGATCTGCAGTTTATCTTCGGTGGCTATTACCCGCTCAAATTGTTCATAAAGGTCTTCCTGTTCCAGTTCCAGACTCATATCCTGCAATGTTTTTGTATTCCCGCAAATAACAGAAAGCAGTGTGGGCCAAAATTAATTGTTAATCACCAGTTTTCATTAATTTCCGGCCCTAATCATTTACTTGTTATGATGTTACCTATTTTATTCATTGCTCCTTCGGAAAAAGGCGGCAGAGGGGTGTTTACCTCGGAGCCTATAGCAGTGAATACCGTACTTGAGATATCCCCGGTTATCGTCTTTTCTTCAAAAGACCGTGTAGCGATTGAAACAACCAAATTCCACGATTATATTTTTGAATGGGGCAAGACCCGTAAAATGGGCGCCCTGGCGTTAGGATATGTGTCGATGTATAACCATGATTATGCCGCTAATTGTGAATATGAAATGGATTTTGAATCGGCGATGATGACTATCCGTACTGTGAAACCTATTGGCAAAGGCGAAGAGCTGTGTATTAATTACAATGCCGATCCTGATGATAAAACGCTGGTATGGTTTCATAAGAACGAGAAAAGCCGTAAATAAAAAAGCCGCCTGCTAAAAAGCAAACGGCTAACCTTAACCAACTGTAGAAAAAATTACCAGTATTTGTAACCCATTAGCCTGGCGAGTTCCACCTTAGCCAGGCATAAATGGTATTCGTATTGTAAAGCGGTTAACAGCGCGCGCTGATAGTTGCTGCTGGCGGTTGTGATATCCAGGTTTGTTCCTGCTCCGTTTAAAAAGCGGCTGGCAGCTATTTGCTGTGCTGCGCGTGTTTGTTCGATCTGGCTGCGTGTATTTTTTATACTACTCAGATTGGTGGAGATATCTGTCAGTGCCTGTTCTATATCTTTTTTATAGGTATTATTGAGGCTTTCTATAGCCAGCTCATTTTGTTTAACAGCTGTTTCGGCCAATGTCACCTGTTTTTTGGTGCGGCTGCCGTTGTAAATAGGCACTTTGAGGCTTACACCCGCTATATAGTTGAAGCGCAGTTCGGTTACGTTGGGAACATAGCCATTCTTGTAGCCGGCTGCGGCATTGAGGTTCACTGATGGGCGGTCGCCAAGTTTGGCTACTTCTACATCGCCGGTAGCTTGTGCTATCCTGTCTTTGGCCAGCATGAAATCGAGGTTGGATGCCTGTGCTTCGCTTAATGCCGAGGCGGCGTCTCTTAATGCCAGGTCAAAGTCGAATGCTTTGCCGCTGGCATCCTGGCTGCCTGTTGTATAGGCAAGCAGGTTTAGCTGTTTCCGGAGCTGACTGCGCAGGTCGATAGAGCGGTTTTGTTCTGCATCGATATTGGCCTGGATGTTCAGGAGGTCTATTTTAATGGCATCACCGTTCTTCAATTTACTTTCTATTACACGTTTGTTTTCGTTCAGATAATCGAGCACACTGTCCTGTATATTCAATGCTTTCTGGAAATAAACAATATTATAATAGATAGCAGCTACCTGGTAGGCCAGTTGTGTACGGGCGTAGGCTGCGTTGTCTTTTGCGAACTGCACATCTGTTTTAGCCCTTTCTACATTACGTTTCAGGCGGCCAAAATCGAAGAGGGCGTATTCTGCATTTATCGCAACATTACCGCTGTGTACAGGTGCAAACTGAAATTCCTGCACTTTGTTGTCTACTTCAAGCGGCAGGGTGATCTTGGGACGGATATAGTTGTACGATGCGTTGCCGTTTACTTCCGGCACCTTTAATTCGGCCAGCTGCACACGTTGCTCAGCGGCAACAATGGAGTTGTCGGCTTCCTTTAGTGTTGGGAAGTAACTGAACGACTGGTTGATCAGTGTTTTCAGCTCTGTATTGGTTTGCACCTGGCTGTAGGCAGCGCCGGTGATACCTGAAAACAGGATGAATGATATAAATAGTTTCTTCTTCATTTTAAGTATAATTAATGGGCTTCTGAAATGGCGGCTGCGGCAGCAGCTTCTTCCTCTGCGGATTTCTTTTTACTTTTTAAGAAAACTACGAGGGGAATCACGATCACGAAAAACAAGGCTATCAGGCGGAACGTGTCGAGATAGGAGAGGTAGTAAGCCTGTTTATCTATCATTCCGCTGATCATGGCATGGGCGGTATGGGTAGCACTTTGTATATCGGCGCC
This window encodes:
- a CDS encoding TolC family protein — encoded protein: MKKKLFISFILFSGITGAAYSQVQTNTELKTLINQSFSYFPTLKEADNSIVAAEQRVQLAELKVPEVNGNASYNYIRPKITLPLEVDNKVQEFQFAPVHSGNVAINAEYALFDFGRLKRNVERAKTDVQFAKDNAAYARTQLAYQVAAIYYNIVYFQKALNIQDSVLDYLNENKRVIESKLKNGDAIKIDLLNIQANIDAEQNRSIDLRSQLRKQLNLLAYTTGSQDASGKAFDFDLALRDAASALSEAQASNLDFMLAKDRIAQATGDVEVAKLGDRPSVNLNAAAGYKNGYVPNVTELRFNYIAGVSLKVPIYNGSRTKKQVTLAETAVKQNELAIESLNNTYKKDIEQALTDISTNLSSIKNTRSQIEQTRAAQQIAASRFLNGAGTNLDITTASSNYQRALLTALQYEYHLCLAKVELARLMGYKYW
- a CDS encoding SET domain-containing protein, with the protein product MMLPILFIAPSEKGGRGVFTSEPIAVNTVLEISPVIVFSSKDRVAIETTKFHDYIFEWGKTRKMGALALGYVSMYNHDYAANCEYEMDFESAMMTIRTVKPIGKGEELCINYNADPDDKTLVWFHKNEKSRK
- the mgtE gene encoding magnesium transporter, with product MSLELEQEDLYEQFERVIATEDKLQIRDFLNQQNISDVAELINEYPDFEAQIIANMAIHRAASVFKILDFSAQKTVIRELPPFKTAELLNELPADDRTDFLEELPKEVIRDLIKLLDPEERKITLSLLGYPEDSVGRLMTPDYVYVYAHYTVEEVFATIRKFAKNSETVDVLYVINEKEELIDDIRIRDVILAAPDKQISELIDGRVIALNVNDDQEYASQVFKMNNRVALPVTDENNVLLGIVTIDDMLWVANEEYSEDMQKIGGTEALDEPYLDIPLLKLIRKRVGWLIVLFIGEMFTATAMGYFENEIAKATVLALFVPLIISSGGNSGSQASTLIIQAMALGEITLSEWWRVMRRELVSGFLLGCILGLIGFLRIVAWHSFAPGLYGEHYIMIGLTVGFSLIGVVLWGSLSGSMLPMLLKKLGADPATSSAPFVATLVDVTGLVIYFSVAYMMLEGLLL
- the glmS gene encoding glutamine--fructose-6-phosphate transaminase (isomerizing) — translated: MCGIVGYTGPREAYPIVLKGLKRLEYRGYDSAGVALINHSLKVYKKKGKVADLEETLIGQDVHGHIGIGHTRWATHGEPNDRNAHPHLSQSGEIAMIHNGIIENYAQIKQDLLAKGYTFKSDTDTEVLLNFIDDIKSKNNCSLEEAVRIALRRIVGAYCILVVHKDDPETIIAARKGSPLVIGIGKGEHFLASDASPIIEYTKEVVYVNDYEIAIVRPDELILKNLGNEKQTPFITKLDMDLTAIEKGGYDHFMLKEIFEQPRTIYDCLRGRLDVENGKITMSGIQQYAEQIVNAGRIIIIACGTSWHAGLVAEYVIEELCRIPVEVEYASEFRYRNPIINKGDVIIAISQSGETADTLVAIEKAKEQGAIILGIVNAVGSSIARLSHAGAYTHSGPEIGVASTKAFTGQLAVLNMVALLLAAHKGTIDRDRYLLLCKELTAIPEKAEAILKLDAEIKAIAEKYKDASNALFLGRGYNFPVALEGALKLKEISYIHAEGYPAAEMKHGPIALVDDQLPVVFVATKDSYHEKVVSNIQEIKARKGKVIAIITEGDTVIPGLADDVIVLPAADEIVAPMLSVIPLQLLSYHVGVAKGYDVDKPRNLAKSVTVE